One genomic region from Verrucomicrobiia bacterium encodes:
- a CDS encoding LysR family transcriptional regulator — MQFESLKVFCDLADTESFTKAAQVNGVTQSAVSQTISALERQFKSLLIERSKKNFRLTSEGEVLYEYSKRLLQGYESIHSKLQELKNEISGTVRVSAVYSIGLHDLPPYIKAFLKEHPTVNLHVEYRRENNVYEDVLGNIVDLGLVSYPNHDSKLEVVPLRKDPLVLICPPQHALAKAKTARFKALEGQKYVGFDSDMPTRKAIDRIFKEQGVSVEYAMEFDNIETIKRAVEIGSGIAVVPESTIRQEVADQSLAAVRLEGNHMRLMGAIYKKSKVLSPAMKQFLELLKKPI, encoded by the coding sequence ATGCAATTCGAGAGCCTTAAAGTATTTTGCGACCTGGCTGACACCGAGAGCTTCACAAAAGCGGCGCAGGTCAACGGGGTCACCCAGTCTGCCGTCAGCCAGACCATCAGCGCCCTGGAGCGCCAATTCAAGTCGCTCCTCATCGAGCGCAGCAAGAAGAACTTCCGGCTAACGTCTGAAGGAGAGGTCCTTTATGAGTACAGCAAACGCCTCCTGCAGGGTTACGAGAGCATTCACAGCAAACTCCAGGAACTCAAGAACGAGATTTCCGGCACGGTGCGCGTGTCCGCCGTGTACAGCATCGGGCTTCACGATCTGCCGCCTTACATCAAGGCCTTCCTGAAGGAGCACCCCACGGTGAACCTGCACGTCGAGTACCGCCGCGAGAACAATGTTTATGAGGATGTGCTGGGCAACATTGTGGACCTGGGCCTTGTCTCCTATCCGAATCACGATTCCAAACTGGAAGTCGTCCCCTTGCGCAAGGACCCGCTGGTCCTGATTTGCCCGCCACAACATGCCCTGGCCAAGGCCAAAACCGCCCGGTTCAAAGCGCTGGAAGGGCAGAAATATGTCGGTTTTGATTCTGACATGCCAACCCGCAAGGCCATCGATAGAATCTTCAAGGAACAGGGCGTCTCGGTCGAATACGCGATGGAGTTTGATAATATCGAGACGATTAAACGCGCGGTCGAAATCGGCTCTGGCATCGCCGTTGTTCCCGAGAGCACAATCCGCCAGGAAGTAGCCGATCAAAGCCTGGCAGCCGTGCGGCTGGAAGGCAATCATATGCGGCTGATGGGCGCCATTTACAAAAAATCCAAGGTGCTCTCCCCGGCGATGAAGCAGTTTTTGGAATTGCTGAAAAAGCCGATTTGA
- a CDS encoding ATP-binding protein yields the protein MKHDITFALENAGWPALLVDGASIICRANSAAVRLFGPALEGDLPHLSAVWSPENTSSAEQFLAQWERAPAPTVTLKLRGKGGATLSQLASICSLNRDGQKVFVIQLLPEITLPARELKGANGDAGLAHKQKLDCALQLARTVSLDFNNALTSILGHTSLILGQMEPDHPWRRSLLEVEKSAAHGAEIANDLGAFSRQEKDSHGQTSGNLNLLLQHSVDFFKEHPPADPLEWNLVLERKLFAAKFDEAKMQQAFMKILENALEAVTGYGRITVQSRNVELAGRAQDRNVQLAPGAYVCIEISDNGAGISAEVLPRIFEPFFTTKGGKHRGLGLAWVYGIVTNHGGGVAVSSQPASGTSVRVYLPAEKHIVGDSEMAASDLRGDQTILFVDDEEPVLTLGQMILSAYGYQVLTASTGQKALELIAGKKPVDLVVTDLVMPSMSGRELIERIRQSAPDLRILSTSGCIWPAGQEQEGAYLQKPFTSQELLLKVKQVLER from the coding sequence ATGAAGCACGATATCACTTTTGCCCTCGAGAATGCCGGCTGGCCGGCCCTCCTGGTGGACGGAGCCAGCATTATCTGCCGCGCCAACTCCGCCGCCGTGAGGCTCTTTGGCCCTGCTTTGGAAGGCGATTTGCCTCACCTCTCCGCCGTCTGGTCGCCGGAGAACACCAGCAGCGCGGAGCAATTTCTGGCCCAATGGGAAAGGGCGCCTGCCCCTACCGTTACCCTTAAACTTCGCGGGAAAGGCGGGGCCACCTTGTCCCAACTGGCCTCCATCTGTTCGCTCAATCGGGATGGCCAAAAGGTGTTTGTCATTCAATTGTTGCCCGAGATAACACTCCCGGCGCGTGAACTCAAAGGGGCCAATGGTGATGCGGGCCTGGCGCACAAGCAGAAGCTCGATTGCGCCTTGCAATTGGCTCGGACCGTTTCGCTGGATTTTAACAATGCATTGACCAGCATCCTGGGCCATACCTCACTCATTCTGGGACAGATGGAGCCAGATCATCCCTGGCGCCGCTCGCTGCTGGAAGTCGAGAAGTCGGCTGCGCATGGGGCCGAAATTGCTAACGATCTGGGAGCCTTCAGCCGCCAGGAAAAGGATTCTCACGGCCAGACCAGCGGCAACCTCAATCTCCTGCTCCAGCACTCCGTCGATTTCTTCAAGGAACATCCACCGGCCGATCCCCTGGAATGGAATCTCGTTCTGGAACGCAAGCTCTTCGCCGCCAAATTCGATGAAGCCAAGATGCAGCAGGCATTCATGAAAATCCTCGAAAACGCCCTCGAAGCCGTGACCGGCTATGGACGCATCACCGTCCAAAGCCGCAACGTGGAATTGGCCGGACGCGCCCAGGACCGCAACGTGCAACTGGCCCCCGGGGCGTATGTCTGCATCGAGATTAGCGACAATGGCGCCGGGATTTCCGCCGAGGTTTTGCCCCGCATTTTCGAGCCGTTCTTTACCACAAAGGGCGGCAAACATCGCGGCTTGGGGCTGGCGTGGGTTTATGGAATTGTCACAAATCACGGCGGCGGTGTTGCGGTTTCCAGCCAGCCAGCCAGCGGCACATCCGTCCGCGTTTATCTCCCCGCAGAAAAACATATCGTTGGCGACAGCGAGATGGCGGCAAGCGACCTCCGCGGAGATCAAACTATCCTCTTCGTCGATGACGAAGAACCGGTGCTGACCTTGGGCCAGATGATCCTCTCGGCCTATGGTTACCAGGTCCTCACCGCGAGCACCGGACAAAAGGCCCTGGAGCTGATTGCGGGCAAGAAACCGGTGGATTTGGTTGTTACGGACCTGGTCATGCCCAGCATGAGTGGTCGCGAACTCATCGAACGAATTCGCCAGAGTGCGCCTGATTTGCGCATCCTCTCCACCAGCGGCTGTATTTGGCCAGCTGGCCAGGAACAGGAGGGCGCTTACCTCCAAAAGCCCTTCACCAGCCAGGAACTGCTCCTGAAAGTCAAACAGGTCCTGGAGCGCTAA
- a CDS encoding purine-nucleoside phosphorylase has product MPILIEKLTGSKRRNPDSLPATVAQASRPILGPHTTTKSRRPARLRRPALGADPSKTAVRLKKLSRLRPTLAIVLGSGFQSAVKELEIDAQIPYSRLPGFAPPAVRGHEGSLLLGRLGGTPVLVLSGRAHFYEGHPMSVVTFPIRVLAAFGIEALLLTNAAGGINAAFRPGHFMILTDHINLMGVNPLRGTPSEPANFTDLTRLYEPGLRQILRRAARICCLAIREGVYVAVSGPSYETPAEIRAFAALGADAVGMSTVPEAIVARRCGLRVAALSCITNLAASSGANPLSHPDVLESGRRVGVLAAQLLKNFARLYGREDSHCERPTA; this is encoded by the coding sequence GTGCCAATATTAATTGAGAAACTCACCGGGAGCAAACGGCGAAATCCGGACTCGTTACCTGCCACCGTAGCGCAGGCGTCTCGCCCGATTCTCGGGCCGCACACCACCACCAAAAGCCGCCGGCCTGCACGCCTTCGCCGCCCCGCCCTTGGCGCAGACCCCTCGAAGACAGCCGTGCGTCTAAAGAAACTCTCCCGCTTGCGTCCGACCCTGGCAATTGTTTTGGGGAGCGGCTTCCAGAGCGCAGTTAAGGAACTGGAAATCGACGCGCAAATCCCTTACTCGCGCCTCCCGGGCTTTGCGCCTCCCGCCGTTCGCGGCCATGAAGGGAGCCTGCTGCTGGGACGATTAGGCGGCACACCAGTCCTGGTGCTCAGTGGCCGGGCCCATTTTTACGAAGGGCATCCAATGTCCGTGGTCACTTTTCCAATCCGCGTCCTGGCAGCCTTCGGGATAGAAGCCCTGTTGCTCACCAATGCTGCCGGGGGCATCAACGCGGCATTCCGCCCAGGCCACTTCATGATACTGACCGATCACATCAACCTGATGGGAGTCAACCCGTTGCGGGGAACGCCTTCTGAACCCGCCAACTTTACAGATTTAACGCGCCTATATGAGCCCGGATTGCGTCAAATCCTGCGCCGGGCAGCCCGCATCTGTTGTTTGGCCATTCGCGAAGGTGTCTATGTCGCTGTTAGCGGTCCGAGTTATGAAACCCCGGCTGAAATCAGGGCTTTCGCCGCTCTGGGCGCCGATGCCGTCGGGATGAGCACTGTTCCCGAGGCGATTGTGGCCCGCCGTTGCGGCCTGCGCGTCGCCGCCCTCTCTTGTATCACGAACTTGGCTGCCAGTTCAGGGGCAAACCCACTTTCACACCCTGACGTGCTCGAATCGGGCCGGCGCGTGGGCGTTTTGGCAGCGCAATTGCTGAAGAATTTTGCCAGACTCTATGGTCGCGAAGATTCGCATTGTGAAAGGCCAACCGCTTAG
- the moeB gene encoding molybdopterin-synthase adenylyltransferase MoeB translates to MDAGADEFRRYARQVILPEVGAAGQKKIGSTRVLCIGAGGLGSPVALYLAAAGIGKLGIVDFDVVDVSNLQRQVLHGTPDIGRPKTASARETIQRINPHVEVELHAVRLTSQNAFELLGAYDLVVDGTDNFPTRYLSNDACVLLGKPNIYGSIFRFEGQASVFAPHLGAPCYRCLYPEPPPPGLVPSCVEGGVLGVLPGIIGLIQATEVLKLAAGIGAPLTNRLLLFNALDMKFRELKLRRDPECPVCGERPTITRLIDYEQFCGLNSQTKPMHPDEVTVQELQKALQNPKLGIKIIDVREPDEQRIARIEGVPLLPLSQLAHRFNELDPAQQYYIHCKSGMRSLQALEFLRQHGFKHLKSVQGGITAWSNEIDPAVPRY, encoded by the coding sequence ATGGACGCTGGCGCCGATGAGTTCCGCCGCTATGCGCGGCAGGTGATTTTGCCTGAAGTTGGAGCGGCGGGCCAAAAAAAAATTGGCTCGACGCGGGTATTGTGCATTGGGGCAGGAGGGCTGGGGTCGCCGGTGGCCCTGTACCTCGCTGCCGCCGGGATTGGCAAACTCGGCATTGTGGACTTTGACGTAGTAGATGTATCGAATCTTCAGCGGCAGGTCCTGCACGGGACACCCGACATTGGCCGCCCGAAAACGGCTTCAGCCCGCGAGACAATCCAACGCATCAATCCGCATGTGGAAGTCGAACTGCATGCTGTGCGCCTGACCAGCCAGAACGCGTTCGAGCTTCTCGGGGCCTATGACCTGGTGGTGGACGGCACAGACAATTTCCCCACGCGCTATTTGTCCAATGATGCTTGTGTTTTGTTGGGCAAACCAAACATTTACGGCTCCATCTTCCGGTTCGAAGGGCAGGCGAGTGTGTTCGCGCCGCACCTGGGCGCGCCGTGTTACCGTTGCCTGTACCCGGAACCGCCGCCGCCGGGCCTGGTGCCCAGTTGTGTGGAAGGCGGAGTTCTGGGAGTGCTGCCCGGGATTATTGGTTTGATTCAGGCGACTGAGGTCCTGAAACTTGCCGCAGGAATCGGGGCGCCGTTGACCAATCGCTTGTTGCTGTTCAATGCCCTCGACATGAAATTCCGCGAACTAAAGCTGAGGCGCGACCCGGAGTGTCCCGTGTGCGGCGAACGTCCCACCATCACCCGGTTAATCGATTACGAGCAGTTTTGCGGCTTAAATTCTCAAACAAAACCGATGCATCCCGACGAAGTCACTGTCCAGGAACTCCAGAAGGCCCTGCAGAACCCCAAGCTGGGCATCAAAATCATTGATGTGCGCGAACCCGATGAGCAGCGCATCGCGCGCATTGAAGGGGTGCCGCTGCTGCCCCTAAGCCAATTGGCCCACCGGTTCAACGAATTAGACCCAGCCCAGCAATATTATATTCACTGCAAAAGCGGGATGCGCTCGCTGCAGGCCTTGGAATTCCTGCGCCAGCACGGGTTCAAACATCTCAAGAGCGTCCAGGGTGGCATCACGGCGTGGTCCAATGAAATCGATCCGGCGGTGCCGAGGTACTAA
- a CDS encoding R3H domain-containing nucleic acid-binding protein: MTDSVMPAEPKVTLQKMLDLLGFAATVEEHHMEDGILLDVKTEDSGRLIGRQGQTLSDLQYITNRLLFQQDASAPKVMVDVSGYRAQAREALVKKAMEAAEKVRRWGDVVELEPLSAFDRRIIHQALKDDPNIETHSVEVEGTDKKAILLRPKH, from the coding sequence ATGACCGACTCCGTTATGCCTGCTGAACCCAAAGTCACGCTGCAAAAAATGCTCGACCTCCTCGGTTTCGCTGCCACCGTCGAGGAGCACCACATGGAAGACGGCATCCTGCTCGATGTCAAAACCGAGGATTCGGGGCGCTTGATTGGCCGCCAGGGCCAAACCCTCTCGGACCTGCAGTATATCACCAACCGGTTGCTATTCCAGCAAGACGCCTCGGCTCCCAAGGTCATGGTCGATGTGAGCGGCTACCGCGCTCAAGCCCGGGAGGCGCTGGTTAAAAAAGCTATGGAAGCCGCCGAAAAAGTCCGGCGTTGGGGAGATGTTGTGGAACTCGAGCCGTTGAGCGCTTTCGACCGGCGGATCATCCACCAGGCCCTCAAAGACGACCCCAACATCGAGACCCACAGCGTTGAGGTCGAAGGCACGGATAAAAAAGCGATTCTGCTCCGGCCCAAGCACTGA
- the yidC gene encoding membrane protein insertase YidC, with product MDRTSIIVVVICVLLLFAWKPILDKFFPPRLLPAGVTNALNASLNASNQAPSSPVAPASVEAPPTPMLLADTNVPEQLVEITNPNAHYTFASIGGGLKLIELLKYPETVARRRSQSARGVATLDSFTPAPTLALLDGAEVQGDSLYALTQTTNGVRAEKTLTNGLTIVKDFGVSTNYLVTVTVRLENRSDHPLNLPAQHWFAGTATPLNAQDNGSAVGVLWYNGAKSQEIGASYFSSSGFACIPRTPPAEFRGGSNNVEWVAVHNQYFALVVMPHQDAAQVVVRKINLPQPAQEEVVYRTVRQPVGYEAELVYPPLTLASHSTLQRQVTLYTGPKEYRTLATIASSFNNNVDAVMGFGFFGFVSKGLLLWMNWLHSTLALSYGWAIVTITVVIKVVFWPLTQASTRSAKRMQALQPKIKELQAKYKDDPAKQQRKMMEFWKENKINPMSGCLPTLIQMPVFFGFFFMIRTAIELRGAPFLWVADLSEPDTLFFIPGLNFPFNLLPLIMGGTMLWQAHLTPPSAGMDPSQAKIMRYMPLMFMVFLYNYSAGLTLYWTVQNLLSIVQTKLIRMNPDTAPMAAPVLTPPPKKRK from the coding sequence ATGGACCGTACTTCAATCATCGTCGTCGTTATTTGTGTCCTCCTGCTGTTCGCCTGGAAACCAATCCTGGATAAATTCTTTCCTCCACGCCTCCTTCCAGCGGGCGTTACCAACGCCCTCAACGCCTCGTTGAACGCCTCGAACCAGGCCCCGTCCTCGCCGGTTGCCCCAGCCTCGGTTGAAGCCCCCCCCACCCCCATGCTCCTCGCCGACACGAATGTCCCGGAGCAACTCGTCGAAATCACCAATCCCAACGCCCATTACACGTTCGCCTCGATTGGCGGCGGCTTGAAACTTATCGAGCTGCTCAAATATCCGGAAACCGTCGCCCGGCGAAGGAGCCAGAGCGCCCGGGGCGTGGCCACTCTCGACTCGTTCACGCCGGCCCCGACTCTGGCGCTGCTCGACGGGGCCGAGGTGCAAGGTGACAGCCTGTATGCTCTCACACAGACTACCAATGGCGTGCGCGCCGAGAAGACGCTGACCAACGGCCTCACCATCGTGAAGGATTTCGGCGTGAGCACCAATTATTTGGTGACTGTAACCGTGCGGTTGGAGAACCGCTCGGACCACCCGCTGAACCTCCCGGCCCAGCACTGGTTCGCCGGAACCGCCACGCCCCTCAATGCCCAGGATAACGGCTCGGCCGTGGGGGTGCTGTGGTATAACGGCGCAAAGTCGCAGGAAATCGGCGCCAGCTATTTTTCTTCGAGCGGTTTCGCGTGCATCCCGCGCACGCCTCCCGCCGAATTCCGCGGCGGGAGCAACAACGTCGAGTGGGTCGCTGTCCACAACCAGTACTTCGCCCTGGTGGTTATGCCGCACCAGGACGCCGCGCAAGTTGTGGTGCGCAAGATTAATTTGCCGCAACCGGCCCAGGAAGAAGTGGTGTACCGGACGGTTCGCCAACCGGTGGGCTATGAAGCAGAGTTGGTTTATCCACCCTTAACTCTGGCTTCTCACTCGACTCTCCAGCGGCAGGTCACCCTGTACACCGGCCCCAAGGAGTACCGCACCCTGGCGACTATCGCCTCCTCGTTCAACAACAACGTGGACGCCGTCATGGGCTTCGGCTTTTTCGGCTTTGTTTCCAAGGGGCTGTTGTTGTGGATGAATTGGCTCCATAGCACATTGGCGCTCTCCTATGGCTGGGCCATTGTCACCATCACCGTCGTCATCAAAGTGGTCTTCTGGCCCCTGACCCAGGCCAGCACACGCTCGGCCAAGCGCATGCAGGCCCTTCAGCCCAAGATCAAGGAGCTCCAGGCAAAATACAAAGATGACCCCGCCAAACAGCAGCGCAAGATGATGGAGTTTTGGAAGGAAAATAAAATCAATCCCATGAGCGGTTGTTTGCCTACGCTCATCCAGATGCCGGTCTTTTTTGGGTTCTTCTTTATGATCCGCACCGCCATCGAGTTGCGCGGCGCGCCTTTTCTTTGGGTAGCTGACCTGTCCGAACCCGATACGCTCTTTTTCATTCCCGGCCTTAATTTTCCCTTTAATCTCCTGCCGCTGATCATGGGAGGCACCATGCTCTGGCAGGCCCACCTGACGCCCCCATCAGCCGGCATGGACCCTAGCCAGGCCAAAATCATGCGCTATATGCCTCTGATGTTCATGGTCTTTCTCTATAATTACTCGGCGGGCCTGACTCTTTACTGGACGGTCCAGAATCTCTTGAGCATCGTCCAAACCAAGCTGATTCGCATGAACCCGGACACCGCCCCAATGGCCGCTCCGGTATTGACGCCGCCGCCGAAAAAGAGGAAATAA
- the yidD gene encoding membrane protein insertion efficiency factor YidD — protein sequence MNPAQYILILGVRVYRWVISPAKTFLFGPLGQCRFHPSCSAFAAEAIARHGALAGSWLALKRIARCHPWGGCGEDPVPASKPATAPN from the coding sequence GTGAATCCTGCTCAATACATTTTGATCCTCGGGGTGAGAGTCTATCGCTGGGTGATTTCTCCGGCCAAGACCTTCCTTTTCGGGCCTTTGGGTCAATGCCGGTTTCACCCGAGCTGCTCCGCCTTTGCCGCCGAGGCCATCGCCCGGCACGGAGCCCTCGCTGGAAGCTGGCTGGCGCTCAAGCGCATCGCCCGTTGTCATCCCTGGGGCGGATGCGGAGAAGACCCAGTCCCAGCCTCAAAACCTGCGACCGCTCCGAACTAA
- the rnpA gene encoding ribonuclease P protein component — translation MAVQKSQPLRLGPQSRIKEGRDFMRIKQKGGRLAGGCLIANWQRLAPGGQSRLGVITASKVGGAVTRNRARRLLRESFRLHQHELTAPVELVLVARPSIVSKGFSGVEKDFLTTLRKAGLLG, via the coding sequence ATGGCCGTGCAGAAATCACAACCGCTGCGGTTAGGCCCCCAATCCCGTATCAAAGAAGGCAGGGATTTCATGCGCATCAAACAAAAAGGCGGCCGGCTGGCCGGCGGTTGTTTGATAGCCAACTGGCAACGGCTTGCCCCGGGCGGCCAGTCGCGTTTAGGGGTCATCACAGCCTCTAAAGTAGGGGGGGCGGTAACGCGGAACCGTGCCCGGCGCCTTTTGCGCGAGAGCTTCCGGTTGCACCAGCATGAACTGACTGCGCCGGTGGAGTTAGTGCTCGTGGCCCGGCCCTCCATCGTCTCGAAAGGCTTTAGCGGCGTTGAAAAGGATTTTTTGACAACCCTGCGGAAAGCAGGATTGTTGGGATGA
- the rpmH gene encoding 50S ribosomal protein L34 — translation MKRQYQPSKIRRKRQHGFLNRNSSKSGRAILRNRRRTGRKRLTPV, via the coding sequence ATGAAGCGACAATACCAACCGTCAAAAATTAGACGCAAACGACAGCACGGTTTTCTGAACCGTAACTCGAGTAAGAGTGGGCGGGCCATCTTGCGTAATCGCCGGCGCACAGGCCGAAAGCGGTTGACGCCGGTCTAA
- a CDS encoding bifunctional fucokinase/fucose-1-phosphate guanylyltransferase — MFSAASSRAPQAATAAGQVSMEYLLTLPPQMAEQFGELEGKSQPQWVAACDPVGRPLGSGGGTAHLLVEAWRRNASGKPFGSWLLHGQKLIIHAGGQSRRLPAYAPAGKLLMPVPVFRWARGQRLDQTLLDLQLPYYERVLAHAPEAAALITSGDVLLRFAPTLPPFPKVDVLGLGMWLEPEKAQDFGVFFSTRNQPGQLEFFLQKPSAARIRELAEEYLTLVDTGMWLLSERAIRVLMERCGWDERRQEFAGAATAPYELYAQFGLALGKSPVAPDPAVNALTCAVVPLPEAQFFHFGTSAQMIESVSSLQNLVLDQTKLGMAGARRHPDQVTQNSQVDVPLRREGNHTLWIENSVVPSSWRLASEHVITGVPENDWSLELPPGVCLDFVPVGTDDFCVRAYSFKDRFAGRFGGEETRWLGRRPQHWLTARGLKPEDCGIDLGDDIQACQLFPVLSKEQLQGSFIEWLFTSEPAPNEKLSALWRSLPRFSAQELCQRVNLPRLYAQRGRLRNGCLLPMLKNFRSSVFFRLDLEGTARAFAATGNEVPTLSLDGHADPMQPVHGRMFRSAVLRHRQAPSWQEFEQSAFAKLRELLIHEAQLSPTTPRCAIKEDQIVWARSPVRFDLAGGWTDTPPYCIEYGGKVLNLAVNLNGQPPVQVFARVCQRQEIVLHSIDLGAEERVRTYAELDTFGTPQNPFALPKAALALAGFLPRFNASARFSSLEKQLEGFGGGIELSLLSAIPKGSGLGTSSVLAATVLAALSDLCGLGWDRHVLFTRTLALEQMLTTGGGWQDQAGALFRGIKLIETAPGLAQQPTLRWLPDHLFGHEYANRSILLYYTGLTRLARNVLGEIVRGLFLNSPAHLEIIQEIGQNAEFAGAAIQKCNYAMLVDAVRRSWALNQRLDPGTNPPPVREILGRVQDEVAAAKLLGAGGGGYLLLFAEDETAAARIKQKLIRHPPNARARFVDFAVSETGLELTRS, encoded by the coding sequence GTGTTTTCCGCAGCTTCTTCGCGCGCTCCGCAAGCGGCAACGGCGGCTGGCCAGGTCTCTATGGAATACCTCCTGACGCTGCCGCCGCAAATGGCCGAGCAGTTTGGAGAGTTAGAAGGCAAATCACAGCCGCAATGGGTAGCGGCTTGTGACCCTGTTGGGCGCCCGCTCGGTTCGGGTGGCGGGACGGCCCATCTGTTGGTTGAGGCCTGGCGGCGAAATGCCTCCGGTAAACCGTTTGGTTCCTGGCTGCTGCACGGCCAGAAGCTGATCATTCACGCCGGCGGCCAGAGCAGGCGCTTGCCGGCCTACGCGCCCGCAGGCAAGTTGCTCATGCCCGTACCCGTTTTCCGCTGGGCGCGCGGCCAGCGGCTGGACCAAACGCTGCTGGACCTGCAATTGCCCTATTACGAGCGGGTCCTGGCCCACGCGCCGGAAGCCGCCGCGCTGATCACCAGCGGCGATGTGCTCCTTCGATTTGCTCCCACGCTTCCGCCTTTCCCAAAAGTCGATGTGCTGGGGTTGGGGATGTGGCTGGAACCCGAGAAGGCGCAGGATTTCGGCGTCTTCTTCTCGACGCGCAACCAGCCCGGCCAATTGGAATTCTTCCTTCAAAAACCATCGGCTGCACGAATCCGGGAGTTAGCCGAGGAGTACCTCACACTGGTGGACACCGGGATGTGGCTCTTGAGCGAGCGGGCAATTCGTGTGCTGATGGAGCGGTGCGGATGGGACGAGCGACGCCAGGAGTTCGCAGGCGCAGCCACTGCGCCCTATGAACTTTATGCGCAATTTGGGCTGGCATTGGGCAAGTCCCCTGTGGCGCCTGACCCAGCCGTCAATGCCCTCACCTGCGCGGTCGTGCCTTTACCCGAAGCCCAATTCTTTCACTTTGGCACAAGCGCGCAAATGATCGAATCGGTATCGAGCTTGCAAAACCTTGTGCTGGACCAGACCAAATTGGGGATGGCAGGCGCGCGCCGGCATCCGGACCAGGTGACCCAGAATTCGCAGGTCGATGTGCCGCTGCGTCGCGAAGGCAATCACACCCTTTGGATTGAAAACAGTGTCGTGCCGTCTTCCTGGCGGCTGGCATCCGAGCATGTCATCACCGGGGTCCCGGAGAACGATTGGAGCCTGGAGCTCCCGCCCGGGGTGTGTCTGGATTTCGTGCCGGTAGGGACGGACGATTTTTGCGTCCGGGCCTATAGTTTCAAAGACAGATTTGCCGGGAGATTTGGCGGAGAGGAAACCCGCTGGCTCGGGCGGCGGCCACAACACTGGCTCACCGCGCGCGGCCTCAAACCGGAGGACTGCGGAATTGATTTGGGAGATGATATCCAGGCATGCCAACTCTTTCCGGTTCTCTCGAAGGAGCAACTTCAAGGCTCCTTCATCGAATGGCTTTTCACCTCGGAACCGGCGCCCAATGAGAAACTGAGCGCACTGTGGCGCAGCCTGCCACGTTTTTCAGCTCAAGAGCTTTGCCAACGGGTCAATCTGCCTCGGCTTTATGCCCAGCGAGGACGCTTACGCAACGGCTGCCTGCTCCCGATGCTCAAGAACTTCCGTTCGAGCGTTTTTTTTAGACTGGACCTTGAAGGCACCGCTCGCGCCTTTGCGGCTACGGGAAACGAAGTGCCCACTTTATCCTTGGACGGCCATGCCGACCCGATGCAACCGGTCCACGGCCGAATGTTTCGCTCGGCTGTTTTGAGGCATCGGCAGGCTCCCTCCTGGCAGGAGTTCGAGCAGTCGGCTTTTGCGAAACTGCGGGAGTTGCTCATCCACGAGGCCCAACTCTCGCCTACGACGCCGCGCTGCGCCATTAAAGAGGATCAGATTGTCTGGGCTCGCAGTCCTGTCCGCTTCGACCTGGCGGGAGGCTGGACCGACACACCGCCTTACTGCATCGAGTATGGCGGCAAGGTGCTAAACCTTGCCGTGAACCTAAACGGGCAGCCGCCAGTCCAGGTCTTTGCCAGGGTTTGCCAGCGGCAAGAGATCGTCCTCCATTCCATTGATTTGGGCGCCGAAGAACGTGTGCGGACATACGCGGAGCTGGACACTTTTGGCACACCGCAGAACCCGTTTGCTTTGCCCAAAGCAGCGCTGGCGCTGGCGGGATTTCTGCCTCGGTTCAACGCCTCAGCGCGTTTCTCGAGTCTGGAGAAGCAGCTTGAGGGTTTTGGCGGGGGGATCGAGTTGTCCTTGCTCTCGGCGATTCCGAAAGGGTCGGGGCTGGGCACCAGCAGCGTTCTGGCGGCAACCGTGCTCGCAGCCCTGAGCGATCTGTGCGGGTTGGGGTGGGACCGACACGTCCTGTTTACGCGCACCTTGGCGCTGGAACAGATGCTCACCACCGGTGGCGGTTGGCAGGACCAGGCCGGGGCGCTGTTCCGCGGGATTAAGTTGATTGAGACCGCGCCGGGCCTGGCCCAGCAACCGACCTTGCGCTGGCTCCCGGACCACTTGTTCGGCCACGAGTACGCCAACCGCTCCATCCTTCTCTATTACACTGGCCTGACACGCCTCGCCCGCAATGTTCTGGGGGAAATTGTTCGTGGGCTTTTTCTAAATTCACCGGCGCACCTGGAGATCATCCAGGAAATTGGGCAGAACGCGGAATTTGCCGGGGCCGCCATTCAAAAGTGCAATTACGCGATGCTCGTGGATGCGGTGCGCCGGAGTTGGGCGCTCAATCAACGGCTTGACCCAGGCACAAACCCGCCGCCGGTGCGGGAAATCCTGGGCAGGGTCCAGGATGAGGTCGCCGCAGCCAAATTGTTGGGGGCGGGCGGGGGAGGCTACCTGCTGTTGTTTGCCGAGGACGAAACCGCCGCTGCGCGGATCAAACAGAAGCTGATCCGGCACCCGCCAAATGCGCGCGCCCGCTTTGTCGATTTTGCAGTCTCGGAAACCGGACTCGAACTGACACGAAGCTGA